The proteins below come from a single Desulfobotulus pelophilus genomic window:
- a CDS encoding LysR family transcriptional regulator: protein MELYHLKTFVAVAEEQHLTKASRRLFISPPAVSTHIKALEEELSVCLFNRTPRGMELTEEGRRLKTEAEKLLLSVESFVDSARVSGKKPTGRFRMGYSSNGAFLRIPETVLKIFSLYPGLMIKLEYCLSAILINALEEREIDVGFYFGNDNPAGVELCRLKTLDLMIIAPLEWKESLTSASLSELSDYPWIWASPDCSFRKVANTILSRKRLSLCQSVVVDDEITCRNLVRAGIGLALVLENDAREAEKEGAAFIWDKKNFQINLSLAWLEERKHEPAIEAITALIRELWSSSFGLGG from the coding sequence ATGGAACTTTATCACCTCAAGACGTTTGTAGCGGTTGCGGAAGAGCAGCACCTCACCAAAGCCTCCAGGCGCCTTTTCATCAGTCCGCCTGCGGTGAGTACGCACATAAAGGCATTGGAAGAAGAGTTGAGTGTGTGCCTTTTTAATAGGACGCCAAGAGGCATGGAGCTGACCGAGGAAGGACGACGCCTGAAAACAGAAGCGGAAAAGCTGCTTTTATCGGTTGAATCCTTCGTCGACTCCGCTAGGGTTTCGGGGAAAAAGCCGACCGGGAGATTCCGTATGGGGTATTCCTCCAATGGCGCTTTTCTGCGTATACCCGAAACCGTATTGAAAATATTCTCTTTATATCCCGGACTGATGATCAAACTTGAGTACTGTCTCAGCGCTATCTTGATTAACGCCTTGGAGGAAAGGGAGATCGATGTCGGATTTTATTTCGGTAATGACAATCCCGCGGGGGTTGAACTGTGTCGGCTGAAAACACTGGACCTGATGATCATTGCCCCTTTGGAATGGAAGGAAAGCCTCACTTCCGCAAGCTTGAGCGAGCTTTCGGATTATCCATGGATCTGGGCCTCCCCTGATTGTTCATTCCGAAAGGTTGCCAATACGATTCTCTCCCGGAAACGGCTAAGCCTTTGCCAATCAGTTGTGGTCGATGACGAGATAACCTGCAGAAATCTGGTACGGGCGGGGATCGGGCTTGCACTGGTGCTTGAAAACGACGCAAGGGAGGCGGAAAAAGAAGGGGCGGCATTTATCTGGGACAAAAAGAATTTTCAAATCAATCTTTCCCTGGCATGGCTTGAAGAACGGAAGCATGAGCCTGCCATAGAAGCGATAACTGCTCTTATACGAGAGTTGTGGAGCTCAAGTTTCGGGCTTGGCGGATAA